aggtacaggcaaagacttcttggagaagaccccaggagcacaggcagtcaaaaccaaaattaacatttgggattgcatcaaattgacaagtttctgtacttcaaaagaaacagtcaggaaagtgaagaggcaaccgacagaatgggaaaaaatatttgcaaactatactacagataaagggttgataaccagaatctacaaagaaatcaagaaaatccacaacaacagaacaaacaacccacttaagagatgggccaaggacctcaagagacatttttccccatgtaggacctctgcccttaatgtgttgtactatgagaattaatggtaaacctactactaaaacagtactctatactttgtgtgtctttgtgggtgcaaactgttgaaatctttacttggtatatactaacttgatcttctgtatatgaagataattgaaaagtaatcatgatgaagaatgggatgggagagggagtgggagagggtatggttgcgggtgggagggaggttatggggggagaagccCCTATtattcaaaagttgtattttgaaaatttatatttattaaataaaagtagaaaagaaaaaacaaaaaataaaaaacgtaatctacagaagtgaaattgacactttaagatgtAATGAcgttgaacagcccttgtctcaactattgaagAACAGtccttttttttcatattatttgttgaactctttatttagtatagagttaatcttttgtgtataaagttaattgaaaataaattttagtaaaaaataagaatggaaatagcagagggaggaagatgaATGGTGTACAACGAATCACTGTGTTCccaatgttgtatttatgaaatgcatgaagtttgaatacctaaacaaaaggtttctgggtaaaaaataaataaatataactattttagaaaaaaaatatatttgagtgaGAATTTAGTAATGGTCACTTCAAGAGAGCAGGAAAATAAGAATGAGATCAAGAAAAAGGTAGAAATGGAATTTATATGACATGGAAGACATACAAAGGAGATCAAATCAGTGTGACTGGAgtacttgaaaaagaaaaacaaaataatgaaattaatgtttaaagactagtgtctgctaatagtaactgacagaattagaaagggagagaacgatccaacatgggaagccagatacacagcagactcatagaatggcagatgtcctaaacagcactctggcctcagaatcagcccttaaggcattcggatatggctgaagagcccatgagagtattttaggcatggaaagccaatacactctggcaaaaaaaaaaaaaaacacctaaatgaaagatctctacatgTGAGagtccagtggaaagaatgggccattaaagaaggagggaaggaggtacctttctctgaagggaggagagaacttcactttgactatgaccttgtctaaataagatggaagtctgcgaactcaaaaggctccatagccttggcaactcatgacaagagcctaggatgattactgacaccataaacaaaggtgtcaatttgttaagtcaacaacaggagtcactatgcacttactcctcatgtaggatctctgtccttaatgtgtagtacaatgtgattcaatgctataactaggactcaaacagtattttacactttatgtttctatgtgggtgcaaactgttgaaacctttacttaatatatactaaatagatcttctatatataaggtaattgaaaatgatcttgatgcaaatggaatgggacagggagcaggagatgggagggttgcaggtgggagggaagttatgggggaaaagccattgtaatccataagctgcactttggaaatttatatttattaaataaaagttaaaaaaagaaattagtgttTAAAGTTATAACCGAAAAAAGGCTCCAAAAATAAGAGTTCTAAAACTATGTATAGAAAAGGTATGTACCATATAAGACCTcttcaaaaaattgtgaaaatgcacattatgaaaaaattatgcatggacttcaaaatatttagcatcaaaataaactttactttggttccatttttccagaatttttttgaagtacctgcattTTTAGGAGAATTGGCTTGGAATGGCAAATTTTAGGTGTTTAGATTCCACAAGTCCTAAAACAATATAGAAATGCAATTCTCTCTGcatataaacaaaataagataCCAGGGTGACTAACCTTTGAGGATTCGGTATTCCAAAATATTGTTGAGTTCTTGCTGATCATGAATTCAAACTTAGACTCTGTGAATATGTATTCTCCAACCTTCACAAAAGCAATATTTCCATTATCATCTAATTGCCAATTTAGAAGATCATAGTATCCAGTCACGTCTCCATTTCTATCAACATGAATTTTCCTCCCATCGTGCGTTGTAAAATTAAGCCTCCGTATATAGAACACGAGCTAGAAAGCAAGGGGGTGGGAGAAAAAAACAATTTGTAAAAATGCAATTCTTTAGAAAATAGAATCTTAGAAAGAAAATTATCTAATTCAGGAGATGTGATGGTTTTTCTTCACTTGCTGTATACCTTCGATGTCTGCTACATCACCTCTTCCTTGTAGCAACTAGAACTAGAAGAGTATtagcaaaattaaaaaacactgtaAGCATAAATACACACTAGATTATGAAAGCATAGTTCAAAAAATGCAAACTACCTTATTAATAAGCTCACATTTTATATTATCACAATTATGATTACATGTTAAAATATTACCTTGCATATACTAGGTTAAATAAATTGTTCAAATTAATATGATATGGTGACCTTGGTTTTTCAATATGACTACAAGAAAATTTCTATTTACCCATGAGGCTTCTGGATTTCtactggatagttctggtttaCACAAAGCATAGTGGTAGCAAATAGAtcacaatattttatacttttatcctgaatttctttttcctttttataagattatttatttgaaaggcagagagggagggagaaaaagagggggtaagagagagagagagagagagaccttccattcgcaggttcactcccctgctggtcacagctgggccaggctgaagccagtatccaagagccaggagccaggagcttcttccaggtgtctcacaAGGGTAAaagaggcccaaacacctgggctgtcttccgctgcttttctgaggccattagcagggagctggactggaagtggagcagcccagaccaaCAaaaatgaactggtgcccatgtgggatgctggcttcacaggcagaagctttacctgctgcaccaggacGCAGACTGACTCCCTTCCTAGATTTCTTCACTGAAGACACCAGCACATCCTTCACCACCATTTCTCCCTCCCCTGTGATAAGGTGCCTAAGACAGGAAGATCAAGAGGGCCATCCCGTGCCCTGACAAGAGACCAATGGATAGTCTACACAAACAGGTACTAACTGGAAAACTCTCAAGGCCTTCTATGTTGCTATTATGGGAAGAATGTTGAAAGTGTATGAGTGATGGAGAGGCTAACTAATTACTTTAggaaaactggaaacaattacGACAGGAAGTGACCAAATGAGCTGGCTTAAGGAGATTAGCAGGAATATTGGCCTGACAAATACTTGTGGCAAGGAGATTCTAAACCAAGGGATTAACACGTGCCAAGGAACTCACTGCTTCTGCATCCTGAAGTTCCATTCACGCTTCAAGGACAAGGATGAGGACAGAAAAAGCCATGGCCAAGGGTATCAACAATGGATGGAAATGACAACAACCTGGATCCTTTCATAAAATAATACCTGTTTAATCTTGCCTCAATCTTAGCTGTGCTAAGATAGTGTTGTGTTTCGAATCAAGCAAAACAATTTGCACAGAGATATATTCCTGATCTCGGTCAGGGCTTCTGTTTCCCAACCAGAGGGCCTCATCCAGTTCCTAACCCTGCACAAACCAGAAAGGCACACAATTTAGTGAAAAGAGCCTGAATTAAGGTGTGTGATCACCTGGAATCATATCTTTGACTCTGTCAAATGTCATGACCTTGAGTAAAGTATACACCAAGTGAGCATTAATTCCTGGTCTGGAGAAAGAGAACAATCATGTCTGCTCTACCTCTCTCAAAGGGATGAAGGCAGTAGACCTGAAAGCCTTAACAAGTGAGCATACCAAGGTCAGAATTATTACAACTACCTTTCCCCGCTAAGATCGATCTGGATCCCTGCcctttcatctctccctcttcctcttattGCCTGCCCTCTTCAATCCAAAGAAACAGGCATCAGAGCTCACAAGAGTCATTTCCATTGCCAACTCCAATGAGAGgaactcttcttttcttttctcttcctcaaaAAAGTCAAGTAAGGAAATTTTCAAAGGCTTCCACTCCCTGTCATTCCCTAGAACAACGTGTCCATACTTCCATCAGTATGTAATCACTGGATGGTAGGACACAGTTCTCTTCCCACCTAGATATGGCAGCATAATTTATAAATGTCCAGTAAACTACagatttaaaaagttttgaatagatttaatatatataaaatgtatatgtgtgtgtgtgtgttctgatcTAAGTCTACTACTGACATTATCTAGAACGAATGAGTAAAAACTtgattataattttcattttaaataaaactaaacttttattttgatacatttatgatgttttttttttttggacaggcagagtggacaatgagaaagagagacacagagaaaggtcttcctttacccttggttcaccctccaatggccgctgcagccggcacgctgcagccggcgcaccgcgctgatccgaagccaggagccaggtgcctctcctggtctcccatgcggctgcagggcccaagcacttaggccatcctccactgcagtcctgggccacagcagagagctgaactggaagaggggcaaccaggacagaatccagcgccccaaccaggactagaacctggtgtgccggccccacaggcagaggattagtctattgagccctGGCTTTCTTAACTGACCATTCTAACCCTCTCTACTGTGAGGTTTTGCTTTTAAGTTTTGATTTTCTGATAAGTGAGGAGTGTGTCAAGGAGAATGACCCCTATTAGTGACTAATCCACATTTATCTTGATACTCTGTGGTCTATTGACTCTCCCCAAAGACTTTTCTCCCTGCAACCCTAACACATAATTGTGGCGCTTtgagaaaatttaatatataaaattgcaatattcaaataataaattagcaGGTGGAAATTTCACATACAAAAGGGTATTGTTTtttaacacagaaaaaaacattatccagatgattttaaaatgaagggTCTCCCCTAGGGTATTTAAAAAGCAACTTAATGTCTCAGTTCTCCTTTACCACAATTTCCTTAGTACCAATGGATATACATAGCACTCAAATTTTGGTTTCTAAATTCTATCCTTGAGGAAATGGAAAAGGGACCCTTCTAATAAGCAGCCGactccaggtctggggcagacaAACACAAGATGAGCAGAAAGTCAGGAAGCTCTCAGGAATGGTAAGGACCagccagaaggaaagagaagccaACTCAAATGGCTCCTAATGGTCAAATCTGGGCAATTGTGAGCAGCAAACTAAATAACAAAAGTTatgcattaataaataaatacccacAAGTCCAtatcaatataaataaatcagtggaggaggaggagaatttCACCCAATAATGTAGAAAGAacgagagaaataaaaaatatattttttccatacAGTAGTAGTTGTTTCAGGCAAGAAGCATCAATAATACATGCTAAAATGTGTTGGTGAATGATGAGAAATAGAACactttcagaataaaaaatactgtATCATAAGTAAATTATTAATTGTGAAGATAATACAGTAACTTCACAGGGAAAAAACATAGAAACACCACTTTAATTGACTGAAGACAATATCATCAACAATGAGATAATCATATCACATACTTCCTGATAAGAGGCTTGGAAAGAGACACAACCTAGATTCTTTGACATTCATGCCAGAAATACATAACCTCAACCTAATCATGAGACAAGTTCAAAAGACATTCTAAAAATAGCTGACTAGTCTTATCAAAAACATCAAGGTCATGAAAAAcaaggaaaggaaaggcagaaCTATTACAGATTGGAGACTAAGGAGACACAAAACTTAACTCAATGTGCAATCAAGttctttaaaggtgtatttatttattggaaagacagagttacaaaggcggagagagagagagagagagagagagagagagagagagagagagagatggccacaatggccagagctgagatgatcagaagccaggagtccaaggcttctgtgtctcccacaagggtgcagaggttcaagcactagggccaccttcagctgctttttCAAGTGCATTGGTAGGGAGTTTGggaaagatcagaagtggaaacaccaggtcttgaaccagcgcccatatgggatgctagcactgcagacagtgttTTTTTCTGCTACGGCAGAGCAACAGCCCCTTATATGCAATCAATGGCTCCAAACACCGTGAAACTATATAAATTATCATGTGGGGCATGATAACCTATATAATGTTGCAAGAAATGATGGAGAGAAAGGGTtatgaaaaaaagagatgaacTCAGAGAGATGGGCAGGGCCTGTGTCTTGGAGAACCAACTCTGCCAGACCATGGTGCGCATGCTTTCTCCTTTAGATGTAAGAGGGAAGGCACCGAAGGATCGCCCCAGAAGAGCATCTGATTAGTCTGTATCTCAGTGAGAGCACTCTGGCTCCCATGTCCCAACACAAGATGCTGGGACACCACACTGAGACAGAAGACCTGGGTCCAAGCTCCAGGAGAGTCCCCCACAGTCTTCAGCTCCTGGTGTCCACGCCCACGCTGCATGTAGACTGCACCTTCCAGTTTCCCTTGAGGTCAGATAGGACCACATGAGTAATCCCGGCTGacggctaggagagttatctgtAATTTCCCAGATGATCCTCCCATGGCTGGCAACATGGCCACTTTGCCCCTTGCCCTTCCTGCAGGTTAGAATGTGGACGCGAGGATTGAAGGCGAAGTCCCAACACTATGGTAGGAAAATGACAAGATAGAAGAAACCTGGGTCCCTAAGTCACCCTCTCAGTCCTAGAATGCTTTTCTTGAAACTTAATCTATACCAAAGAAAAAACCAATGATTTTAAAGGAAAtgcattttctgtttggttttggttttggcatGGGGGGCAGGAGGGGATTCCCATCATTCAGAACAAACCTAATAACAACTCTGTtaacaaaagaaaattagaaataccCATTTAGGACACACATGCAAGGCCTAATTATTGGTCAGCACATGATGAAATTGTGTCTATTAAGTACAAAAGCAAATTAATAGTTTTAAGAGAGAGAATTCTGATCATTGTCAGGGGGTAAAACCAACTACTTACCTGCCAAGGCTCAAAGTTAGCTATATTTGCACACACCCGTCCTGGAAGGAATGGACCCCGTCCCACTTTACATCTATTCATATGATCCAGGGCATAGGCCATCGCGTACACAGCTTGTTTGACATTGTTTGTAATTCGGAGCTGAGACACATCCAGGTAGGTATTTTTAAGATCCTCCAACTTCTCCTCTCCGGTACAGAATCTATCAGACATGGCATGTAATCGGTCTTCCTTGCCAGTCATGTTCACCCTGTGGTCAGTATTGTATGGGACACTGCTATTGGGCCAGGTGCAGTTAAAAGCTGTTTGCCAGAATTCAATGGTCAGGACGTCATTCGGATCCCTGCTGGGATGTATGTCGTAAAGAAATTCCTTTAATCCTGGTATATCACTTCTTGGTACTGCAAACCCAATACTCCCACCAAAATATGGGAAATATTCCGGTTTTGCAATGGAGGCTGAGGTAATCCACGCTTCACTTGCTATCCATGTCCTGTCAGTTATGTTATGGTAAaccatttccagcacaaaaggaCTGAGGTCAATGTCGGATGTATAAAGCACAATGACTTTCGCAGTGGAGGTCCTTACAGCGTCAACAACTTTTTGCATTTTCTCCCTGGAATAGACTTTGGGCAGGATCTCGGAGAACGCAGTGCAGAGGTTAACACTCTccaatttttccttaaaaacctTCACTCCATATTTTCCATAATCATCATCAGCTGCTATAGTGCCTATCCAGACCCAGCCAAAGTGTTGGATAAGTTTTACCATGGCCTCAGACTGGAACTTATCACTGGCTATGGTACGAATATAAGATGGAAACTGGTGTTTGTCACTAAGAACTGTGCAGGTAGAGGCATAGCCCACCTAcaattgaaaatatttgtgtAATTATTAGAGAGCAATAGCAAATCTTACATTATACAATTTCAGAATATACTGGTTGCAGAAGGAGGGAGCTCAGTAGTTCTCCATTTATTCTCGGATCTATGCACAGATGAAACAACTAAtattcctctcccttctctcaagAAAGGACTGTTGGAGAGAACACTCTGCACCTTTCCAGCCATCCTTTTCCCACCCTAGCCCAAGAGAAAAGCCAATAATTAAGATGTATCGTTGAATGTACTACTTTTCCCAGAAGGGATCCTAGCACAGTCACCTCCCCATTCCTCTATGCTCATCTGAGTCAGGGTAAGTCAAGGTATCTAAGGTCTTCCTCAGATCCAACATCTTATCCATAAGCGAATGGACTCACAGCCCATTTGGCAAGcccagtttctcctctctctatctctttgtgcatgtgtgtttctgtgtgtatgtatgtgcttaTGGTTGGGTGGgtgtctgtgtacatgtgtgcgttGTGTCTTTCTCTCTAGCCCCCCTCCTCTTGAtcttctttctcctccacctcctctttgtcttccttcttttcttcctcttcctctttctctttttctgttgctcctcttttttttttcatcaccaccaccttctgtctttctctactctcttctttccttatttctctctGCCATGATTTCTAGTTTGCAGACCCTAAGACTGAGCTTGAAAAAGGTGATAAAAAGCACCACTTCAATCTCAAGTTCAAGTCATGATCTCCAACGTATTTGCCAGAAGCCTTCATTTTATTGACACTCTgtagataaatataaattttttcttatttgcttaAAGATTTTTGTATGTACTTTCCATCTGTGAGAACTTAAGAATGTCCCAGGTGAATTTCTAGCCATCTTACCTGCATTGTATCTATCTTCCTCTCAACCTGACTGACATTACAGTGAAAGCACATGTCACACTCTTACTTATCACATCCCATTCTCATCTGATGTTATTAATATACCGCCTCCTGGCAAACCTTCTGTGTACTAATTCCACTTCTCTGTGACTGGCAACTCCCTCAGGAATGCGCCAGAATATTAATATCCTCTGTTTCCTTTACCGCTTGTCCTACTTTTACTCCATTGACCAAGTCTACAATCTTCTGTGGAATCATGCAAGAAGCAACATCTTAGGAAAGAATCTGGTTTCAGAAGCAGAGATCCTGGTTTCTAATCACAGCTACGTAACTGATCAGTGGGAGATCTCAGGCAAACCACTTACCTCCCCTgaacctccctttctctgtgaggGAAATCAGGGTAATGACAGACACACATTTTTAGGCTGCTCATTTAGTCGATGAGATAATCAACATGAAAGCGTCTCTCATATACATGTCTTTTACCTTTTTCTCCGATGCATTGCAAGGACTTGAATAAGAAAATTGTTCTAGAGGTTTCTAGATTCTGCCTGGACCACAGTGGGAGACAGAGCTCACGgctcacagcagcagcagcagcagctgtctGAGCTGCAGGAAGCCCACACCGAAGCTGGAAGCGGTGTCTCCCATCCctactcttccttctgttgctccTAATTTGTATTTGCAGCATTACAAGGAATATTATTTAACACtaattttacaagtatttcaAATTCTCCCATGACTTCAGTAACTTCAGTAAGCTTAGTCATCCTTCACATTCATAAGTCCTCACTATGAATCCTTCAATGGCCCATCCTTAGGAATGCTTACAGAGCTCTATTTATGCTTCCTTAATAACCTGTTCTTCTTCATATCATCTTTTCTTGTGTTTAAATGTGTTATTGTCTCCAAatttaaataactgaaaaagTTAGCATCTCTAGACTCTAGCCATCCTCTGAAAGTCCGAGACCCATTCCACATGTCAGTGCATGAACAAAAAGGGTCTTGAATAATAAGTGCTAACATAGACAACAATCAAAATGAGTTCCCAATACCATCCATCAATCAGCCACCATGCTACAGAGAACTGTGCACAGTGAGATGGAAACATACAAATCACTGGGTCACAGCCTCAAGCCAAAAATTAAAGCAGGATCCCAGCGGATATGGAAGAGTCTCAAGTCACCTCTCAGCAGACTTCAACAAACACTTGCCTGATGCTACATCATTAGAGACAGCAGCATCATTCATCCCTGCAACTTAATTCAGCCTCACCTGGGCACCTTGCTATTTGCTGCAACTTAACACAGACCGAGTGTGTGTTTCTTTATAAGTCAGCACCCAACACAATACTCTGTCATACCTGAGGTAAATAAAACAACCCCAGAATTCTTGAAGCAGCAATTGATAAGGACGATCCACCTGACCCAACGATTCCTGCCAAGTATGCCCCAGTGCTGTTTCGAAAATTGGGCCTGTTTTCTTCCTGCCCTGTGAGTAGTACCAATGCCGATTCCGTTGCTTTGGAGATGCTGAAACAGGTGTCAAAGATCTGATAGCCCAGAGTAGTATTGGGCAAAATGTCTTTCCTTTCATTAATCTCTTTGATTGTGTGTATCATGGTTTTCATCCAGCGGAATCCCCGGAAGTTAAACCTGAAAACAAATAGCTTTTGTCAGGCATGAGCATGCGGCAGGACTTTGGGAggaaaaccagctctttgttggGGTTGGTAAGAGTGGCTATTCCCCCAAACATCAGCGGGCACCTCCCTATCTGAGATAATTAATTTTTCCTAATAACCTTAGAAGTTTAAAGACTAATGGGTGAATGATCTTCATTGCCTCCTGATCTGGGATGGGAAGAAGCTTTTTGGAAGTCTTCTTGCCCTCTGCATCTTTCATTTACTGTGATCATCTCAAACTGCTGCTTAtctcctttcaaaaaaatactcCTATATTCCTAATTCTCTCTTCCAAACCAAGCACCCAGTAACCCCTGACGTACTTTCCCCACCTATTGTAAGTCCCAAGGGCCATAAgagtctcctttctcttctcttattttcttctgtACGTTAATTATAACTTTAAAACACACAAAGATACTTATGGTAGGAATACACAAAATTCATATATACTAACTCAAATAACATCTTTCTGccatgattttttaatattgaagACATTCACCCCAGAATTCTTCTTTAAGGAGTGTTGTCAGTATGCACAATATttctttaatggaaaaaaatcttaattaccAAATCTGCACCCTTAACCCccggattaaaaaataaatgtctttgcttattttcacacaaatgtatGAAAATGCTGAAATCAGATAATTGGCTCCTGTGTGAGGCAAGCCCTGGAGCTCAGGTCCCTGGTGTCGAAGGGGCCGGCGGACACCCTGGCCTCACCGCCAACCTCGTCTCTGTTTTTTAATATGACCCGGACTGCTTCTGCTGGCCAAGGACTGCACATTCCTCCCCCACCCTAACCCGTGAGCACCCTgctcctctttcatttcttttctcattacatttgttaaaagatttggttgtttatttaaaggaagagttaccgagagaaaggagagagagagaggggtactttccatctgctggttcactccccaagtagtcaCACCcacaggactgagccaggctgaagccagggggctGGAGCTCCAGCCACGTCTCTCCTGTGAGTTTAGAGACCCCAACACTtacgccatcttctgcttctcacAGCCACATGAACAGGCAGCTGgacccaagtggagcagccaggacttcaacagcactcatatggatgctggtgttccagTTTAAC
Above is a genomic segment from Lepus europaeus isolate LE1 chromosome 2, mLepTim1.pri, whole genome shotgun sequence containing:
- the LOC133749220 gene encoding vomeronasal type-2 receptor 1-like — protein: MASRKKCLVLGFLAFLWAVWGTEGQEEEEQTCRLLGKFDLNGYVDAQNHSLIIGGLFPIHSRTIPANESIMEPVSAKCEGFNFRGFRWMKTMIHTIKEINERKDILPNTTLGYQIFDTCFSISKATESALVLLTGQEENRPNFRNSTGAYLAGIVGSGGSSLSIAASRILGLFYLPQVGYASTCTVLSDKHQFPSYIRTIASDKFQSEAMVKLIQHFGWVWIGTIAADDDYGKYGVKVFKEKLESVNLCTAFSEILPKVYSREKMQKVVDAVRTSTAKVIVLYTSDIDLSPFVLEMVYHNITDRTWIASEAWITSASIAKPEYFPYFGGSIGFAVPRSDIPGLKEFLYDIHPSRDPNDVLTIEFWQTAFNCTWPNSSVPYNTDHRVNMTGKEDRLHAMSDRFCTGEEKLEDLKNTYLDVSQLRITNNVKQAVYAMAYALDHMNRCKVGRGPFLPGRVCANIANFEPWQLVFYIRRLNFTTHDGRKIHVDRNGDVTGYYDLLNWQLDDNGNIAFVKVGEYIFTESKFEFMISKNSTIFWNTESSKIPHSVCTDLCPPGTRKGIRHGEPICCFECIPCADGHVSRMAGQRECEQCGEDYWSNAEKSECVLKEVEFLAYDEALGFTLVILSIFGALVVLAVMVVYVIYRHTPLVNANGRELSFLIQVSLTITVLSSMLFIGKPYNWSCMARQITLALGFCLCLACILGKTISLFLAYRISKSKTRLISIRPLYRKIIIVISVLVEIGICTAYLVLEPPRVYKNIDSQNIKIIFECNEGSVEFLCSMFGVDVFLALLCFLTTFVARQLPDNYYEGKCITFGMLVFFIVWISFVPAYLSTKGKFKVAVEIFAILASSYGLLGCLFAPKCFIILLRPKRNTDEIVGGRVPAIDKSIQLTSASVSSEFNNTTVSTVVGD